The stretch of DNA CCGCCGCAAGCTGGCACAGGAATGCTCTAATATCCAGTCACCCATGGGCAAAATCAGCGAGGTTTCTTCCGCCAGGGCAATGAAATGCTGGGGGGTGATCAGCCCCCGCTGGGGACATTGCCACCGCAGCAGCGACTCAAACCCAATGATGCTCCGGGTGTTGAGATCTAGCAGCGGCTGATACATCAAGAACAGTTCGTCGTTGCCCACGGCATTTTGCAGATCCGACTCCAGCTTGATATCCTCTAAAATCTGCTGGTACTGCTGATTTTTAGCGTAGGTATTCTCGGTGACAGCGGGCTGGGGCAGACTGAGTTGAGGCCTGGCCAGGCTTTTAAGGTAGGTGTTGTAGGCGCGGTTGCGGTGTAGCGACATGGCAATCAACAGCCGCACCATCGGCGAGGAGGATTCAATTCTTTCGGCCACCAGCGCCGCCGATAGGACGATGCAGCGACAGGGGCCAATGGCTTTGGCCGATGCGGAGCGAGGGGAGGCATCGATAATTCCCATTTCGCCAAAAATGTCGCCCGGCCCCAGCACATTGAGCTGCAGCGAGTCGGCCCCAGCCCCCACAAAGATTTCGACGTATCCCGACTCGATAATATAGGCTCGGTCGGGAGCACTGCCTTCGGTAAAAATAGTCTCCCCACCATTAAAGAGTCGAATATTGCACTCTGGCGACACCGCCAGGTCGGCCACCAGGGCACTGCTGTCGGTGTCGGCTGGGAGCGCATCGGCAGTGGGTAGCCCTGGCCCTGACGAGGGGGCAGTCAGGGGAGTGACATCTTTCATAACAGGAACGATTTCAGAGGCTTTGCCTTAAGCATCTCTTATTTTTCTCGGGTCACCTACGGCAGGTTTGTGAAGTGTCAGTAAGCATTTTTGAAAAATCTGGCCGGTCAGAAAAGGGGCGTCTAAGGGTCACCCTTGACCATGATCCAAATCACTTCGGTAGGGCTCCAGGCGACCAATTTCCGGTTTAGATCTGTAGTTTTCCCAAAGGTAGACCGTTAGTTCAGGACTTGGCGGTATTAATGGGGGCGATAGGGATTGGATTGATGCCTGCTGGCCTGGGGCGGTGCCGCTGCCGATGGGTTTGCTGCCTGGATGGCGGTACTGCGATCGCCCTCACCGCTGTCCAGCGTCCATACCTAGCGTTAACTAGTGTTTTGAATGCCATGAATGCCTCCCCCGCCGCCGTCGATCGCCCCCCCAGCCAGGTTACCGTGGTGGGGGCGGGCAACGTGGGCAGTACCCTGGCCCAGCGCCTGCTGGAGCACAACCTGGCCAACGTGGTGCTGATCGACATTGTGGCGGGGCGACCCCAGGGGGTGGCGCTGGATTTGGCCCAGGCGGCGGGCAGCGAGGGCCACAACCGCAGCATCGTCGGCACCAACGACTACCAGGACACCGCCCACTCCGACCTTGTGGTGATTACCGCCGGGCTACCCCGCCGCCCCGGCATGACCCGCGACGACCTCACCCAGACCAACGGCAAGATTGTGATCGAGACGGTGCGGCAGGCGCTGGCGGTGTCGCCGCTGGCCAGCATTATTGTGGTTACCAACCCGCTCGATGTGATGGCCTACCTGGCCTGGCGGGCCAGCGAACTGCCTCCCCAGCGGGTAGTGGGCATGGCCGGGGTGCTCGACTCGGCCCGGTTTCAGCGCTTCATTGCCTGGGAGCTGGGGGTGCCCCCCCAGGAGGTGTCGGCCATGGTGCTGGGCGGCCACGGCGATTTGATGGTGCCCCTGCCCCGCTACACCACCGTTGGCGGCATCCCGGTGGGTGAGCTGCTGAGCGCCGATCGCCTGGCAGAGCTGATCGATCGCACCCGCAACGGCGGCGCTGAAATTGTGCAGCTGCTGAAGCAGGGCGGTGCCTACTACGCCCCAGCCTCGTCCGCCTGCGTCATGGTGGAGGCGATACTGCGCCACCAGCGGCGCATTTTGCCCCTGGCGGCCCACCTGAGCGGTCAGTACGGCCTGGATGACCTTTACCTGGGGGTGCCCTGCCGGCTGGGGCGCGGGGGAGTGGAAGAGATTCTGGAACTGTCGCTGACCGCCGATGAGCAAGCAGCCCTGGCGCGATCGGCGGCCTCGGTTAAACAGCAGCTCCAGGGGGCCCTGGCGCTGCTGGAGGTCTAGTATTCTGCGGCATACGTTGGCCAACCATTCCTGATACCTGAGTTCAGCCATCCCAAAAATTCTGATTGCGCCAGTGTCGCCAACGTTCTGCCCAGCGGGTTGGCGTCTCTTGCTGGACTGGGGGTCGCGCTGGCACTGACTGGGATGGTTGCGGCGATCGCGGGGCCCTGCTCAACAGAGATTAAAATGGCAGAATCCATAGGTACACTGTCTGTTAGAACGGTTCCACGCTCCAGGTTTTACGATGACGGCTTCCATTCCCACGCTTTCTGCCCAGTACGACCCCACTCAAACTGAGACCAAGTGGCAAACCCAGTGGGAATCAAACCAGGTCTTTAGGGCCGACCCCGACCACCCCGGTGCGCCCTTCTGCGTGGTGATTCCGCCACCGAACGTGACCGGCAGCCTGCACATGGGCCACGCCTTTGAGAGCGCCCTGATCGACACCCTGGTGCGCTACCAGCGGATGGCGGGGCGCAACACCCTCTGGCTGCCCGGCACCGACCACGCCAGCATTGCCGTGGCCACTATTCTCGATCGCCAGATGCAGGCCGAAGGCACCAGCAAAGAGGAGCTGGGGCGCGATCGCTACCTGGAGCGAGCCTGGGACTGGAAGGCCGAGTCCGGGGGCACCATCGTCAACCAGCTGCGCAAGCTGGGGGTCTCGGTAGACTGGAGCCGCGAGCGCTTCACCATGGATGAGGGGCTGTCCCACGCGGTGCTGACCGCCTTTACCCAGCTCTACGACGAGGGGTTGATCTATCGGGGCAACTACCTGGTCAACTGGTGCCCCGCCAGCCAGTCGGCGGTGTCGGATCTGGAGGTGGAGCAGCGCGAGGTTGATGGCCACCTGTGGCACTTCCGCTACCCCTTCACCGACGGCTCGGGCTACGTGGAAGTGGCCACCACCCGGCCCGAAACCATGCTGGGCGACACGGCGGTGGCGGTGAATCCCAACGACGATCGCTACCGGCACTTGGTCGGCAAAACCCTGACTTTGCCCCTGGTCAACCGCGAAATTCCGATCATCGCCGACGAGTACGTGGACGCGGCGTTTGGCACCGGCTGTGTCAAAGTCACCCCCGCCCACGACCCCAACGACTTTGCCATGGGCCAGCGCCACAACCTGCCCATGATCACCGTCATGAACAAAGACGGCACCATGAACGAAAACACCGCCCACTTCCAGGGGCTGGATCGCTTCGAGGCCCGCAGCGCGGTGGTGCGTCAGCTCGATGACGAAGGGTTTCTGGTGCGAATTGAGGAGTACAGGCACACGGTGCCCTACAGCGATCGCGGCAAGGTGCCGGTCGAGCCGCTGCTCTCCACCCAGTGGTTTGTGAAAATTCGCCCCCTGGCCGACAATGCCCTGGACTACCTGGACCACCGCCGGTCGCCCAGGTTCGTGCCCGAGCGCTGGACCAAGGTGTACCGCGACTGGCTGGTGAATTTGAAGGACTGGTGTATCTCGCGCCAGCTGTGGTGGGGTCACCAGATCCCGGCCTGGTACGCCGTGAGCGAGACCGGCGGCGAAATCACCGACGACACGCCCTTTGTGGTGGCCGCGACAGAAGAGGAAGCCAAAGCCAAGGCCACCGAGCGGTTTGGCGAATGGGTGACCCTGACCCGCGACCCCGACGTGCTCGACACCTGGTTTTCCTCCGGGCTGTGGCCCTTCTCCACCATGGGCTGGCCCGATGAATCAGCCCAGGACTTTCAGACCTACTACCCCACCACCACCCTGGTCACGGGCTTCGACATCATCTTTTTCTGGGTGGCCCGCATGACCATGATGGCGGGCCACTTCACCGACACCATGCCCTTCGAGACCGTCTACATCCACGGCCTGGTGCGGGACGAGAACAACAAAAAAATGTCGAAGTCGGCCAACAACGGCATCGACCCGCTGGTGCTGATCAACAAGTACGGCACCGATGCCCTGCGCTACACCCTGATTCGCGAAGTCACCGGGGCGGGCCAGGACATTCGCCTGGAGTACGATCGCAGCACCGATGAGTCGGCCTCCGTGGAAGCCAGCCGCAACTTCACCAACAAGCTGTGGAACGCCTCCCGCTTCGTGATGATGAACCTGGGCGGGCAGTCGCCGCTAAGCCTGGGGGTGCCCGATCTAGATAGCCTGGAGCTGGCCGATCGCTGGATTTTGTCCCGCTTTAACCGGGTGGTAGCCAGCGTGCGCGACAACCTCGACGCCTACGGCATGGGCGAGGCCGCCAAGGAACTCTACGAGTTTGTCTGGGGCGATTTCTGCGACTGGTATATCGAGCTGGTCAAGCCGCGCCTCCAGGGTGAGGGGTCGGCCAAGTTCACGGCCGCCCAGCAGACCCTCGCCTTTGTGCTGGACGGCATTCTCAAGCTGCTGCACCCGTTTATGCCCCACATCACCGAGGAGCTGTGGCACACCCTCAACCAGGTGGGCGACGACCAGTTTCTCGCCGTGCAGCCCTACCCCACCCCCTTTGAGGGCCTGGTGGACGACGACCTGGAGCAGCAGTTTGCCCTGGTGTTTAACACCGTGCGCACCGTGCGCAACCTGCGGGCCGAGGCGGGGATCAAGCCTAGCCTGCGGATCGAAACCATTCTGGAGAGCGACAGCGCCACCGAGCGCCACATTCTGCACGCCACCGCCGACTACATCAAAGACCTGGGCAAGATCGACACCCTGGTGATTTTGGGCGGTAAGCAGCCGGTTTCCACCGCCCACGCCGCCGAATCGGGCTCGCCCCCCAGCCCCCTGGCGAAGCTGGGCGACAATCCGGTGGTGGCCGAGGTGCAGGACTTCTGGCACACCATGCTGCCGCTGTTTGAAGAGCCCCTGCACTTTGCGGGCGCGTTCTTTGAGGATGTTCGTCGCCCGGCCTTTACCCTGCTGTGGATTTTTGCCGGGGTGGTGTTGCTCAAGTTTGGCGGTGCCCTGGTCCATGCCGTCGACACCACGCCCATTTTTGGCACCCTGATGGAGCTGGTCGGCCTCTGGGTGGTGGTCAACTTCGTGCGGCAGAATCTGCTCACGGGGGGCGATCGCCAGCGCCTTACCCAAACCTACCAAACCTGGCGACGCCAGATCTTTGGCGACGACACCGCCGCTGCAAAAGCCAGGCCCCCAGCCCTGCGCCCTGTTGCCCCGCCCGCAGAAAATGGCAGCACCGCTGCCCCGACTGACGAAACCTCGGAGCCGTCCCAAAAGCTGTTCGCCGGGGTGACGGGCACCGTACAGGTGCTGATTCCCCTGACCGGAGTGGTGGATGTGGACGCCCTGCGGGCCAAGGTGGAAAAAGACCTGACCAAGGTCGAGGCCGAAATCAAGTCCCTCTCGGGCCGGTTGAGCAACCCCGGCTTTGTGGACAAAGCCCCCGCCGAGGTGGTGCAGGGGGCACGGGATGCCCTGGCCGAGGCCGAGGCCCAGGCGGCGATCCTGAAGTCTCGCCTGGCGATGCTGTAGGTAGAGGCGACGTCGGTTAGTCGCAACGACCTGCACCCCCAACGCTGTCCAGCTCGGTTGGGTGCTCAAGTCCCCCCTGGAATGCCTTTGATGCCTTTGGAAAGGCGGCAGGGTGAGCCTTGCGCAATGCAGAATGGGGAGAACAGGACTGGCCCAAAAGGCCGCTGCCGTAAGTAGCCCGATCGCTGGGGTCCCATATTTAGGGCATGATCTTTCGATGCGTACATGGGTTAGATCGATTGCCCAAACTAAGAATGGCCTGGAAGTGCAGGCCTTTCTCGCCCTAGCCATACCGCTATCGGCGGCTCAGGTGGCCCAGGCGGCGGTGGGCTTTATCGACACGCTGATGATGGGGCGGCTGGGGGCGGAAACTTTGGCCGCCGGAGGGCTGGCGGCAATTAGCTTTCAGCTGCTGCTGGCGGTGGTAGGGGGGTTGGTGATGACGGTAGGGCCGCTGGTGGCCCAGGCCTACGGGGCCGGGCAAAAGGGGCAGGTTGAGGCGGTAACGCGGCAGGGATTTTGGCTGGTCCTGATCCTGAGTCTGCCGATGATGGCGGTGCTGAGCCAGCTCGACCGGGTGCTGCTGGGGCTGGGTCAGGATGCCGCGATTGCCGCCCTGACTGGCCCCTACTTCCAGTGGATCCTGTGGGGAGCGTTTCCGGCTTTGGCCTTTACCCTGCTGCGGAGCTACGCCTCGGCCCTGTCCCAGGCCCAGGTGGTGATTGTCATCGTGCTGGTGGGGACGGCCTTTAACATCGCCGGCAACTACGCCCTGGGCTTTGGTAAATGGGGGTTTCCAGCCCTCGGGCTGGGGGGGCTGGGGTTGGCCAGTGGCCTGAGCTACTGGCTAATGTTTGGCCTGTTTTTGCTGTATATTCTGGCCCACCCAACGCTTAAGACCTACCGATTTTGGCGGAGCTGGCAGCGGGTGCAGCCCCGGTTGATGGGCCGGATGACTGCCATGGGGGGGGAGATTGCTATGACCGTCGCCCTGGAGTTTGGCCTGTTTGGGGTAGTCACCATTCTGATGGGCATTCTCGGCCCCGAGGTGCTGGCGGCCCACCAGACCGTATACCAGACCATCTACGTGATTTTTATGGTGCCCCTGGGCATGTCCTACGCGACCACGGCACGGGTGGGGCAGGCCCTGGGCCAGCAGGATCGGGCGCAGGTGCGGCGAGCGGGGTACGTGGCCATGGCGATCGCCGCAGCCTTCATGCTGCTGGCCACCCTGGGGTTGCTGCTGTTTCGCCCGGCGATTATTGGCCTGTATTTGGATTTGGCTGACCCAGCCAATGCACCGGTGCTGGCCCTGGCCATGCCCATGCTGCTGGTGGCGGCTCTGGTGCAGCTCAGTGACGGGGTGCAGCGGGTGGCCTCCGGAGCCCTCTACGGCCTGCAAGATACCCGCACTCCAATGGTGCTGAGCGCAGTGGCATTTTGGGGTGTGGGCCTTGGGCTGGGCTACCTGCTGGGGTTTGTGCTCGGGCTGGGCGGGGTAGGACTCTGGATTGGCCAGTCCACCGGAGTAGCCACCGCCGGGGCGATCTTTATCCTGCGATTTCACCGACTGACGCGATCGCCGCCCCTGTCGGGTCCGGTCAAGCCCAGTCCCTAGGAACATGGGTAAAGTGGGCCTAAAGGCCTGATATCGACAGCGCTACTCCACGGCAAACGGTAGCGTGACAATAGATATTAGGAGCGAATTATTGAGTAGTGCCACAATGGATTCACAAGGAGTGGGAGCGATTCCTGAACTGGTTATTATCCTGAGCATTACCCTCAAGCAAGGTGAGGTTCCTGCCGAGTGGCAAGAGCGGCCTCATAAGCTCGCGCAGAAAGATGTGGTCTCCCGATGGACGAAGAAAAATGGGACGTCCCACTACGGCTATAAAAACCACGTCAGTGATAGGCTTTGAGCCGCATATCAATGAGCGGGCGTATCGCAATCGCCCCTTGACTGAGGAACAGAGAACGGCCAACCGAGAGCGCTCCAAAACCCGCGCTAAAGTGGAGCATGTCTTCGGGGGTTTTGTCACTAGCATGGGAGGCAAGGCCGTGCGCAGCATTGGGTTAGCGCGTGCCCAAACTCAGTTGGGTTTGAAAAAGCTGGTGCACAACCTGAAGCGGCTTGTGTCTCTCGAAACCCAACCGGCAGCATCGGTTGACATGGCAGGATAATCAGGGCTGAAGCCGAGCAATGAACTTAAATGCGCTCTTTCAACCCTATTTTAATGTCAAGATAGGGAGCCCTGCCTGTTGGGATGTCACGGAATCTCTCTG from Leptolyngbya sp. KIOST-1 encodes:
- the mdh gene encoding malate dehydrogenase; this translates as MNASPAAVDRPPSQVTVVGAGNVGSTLAQRLLEHNLANVVLIDIVAGRPQGVALDLAQAAGSEGHNRSIVGTNDYQDTAHSDLVVITAGLPRRPGMTRDDLTQTNGKIVIETVRQALAVSPLASIIVVTNPLDVMAYLAWRASELPPQRVVGMAGVLDSARFQRFIAWELGVPPQEVSAMVLGGHGDLMVPLPRYTTVGGIPVGELLSADRLAELIDRTRNGGAEIVQLLKQGGAYYAPASSACVMVEAILRHQRRILPLAAHLSGQYGLDDLYLGVPCRLGRGGVEEILELSLTADEQAALARSAASVKQQLQGALALLEV
- a CDS encoding transposase, with product MGRPTTAIKTTSVIGFEPHINERAYRNRPLTEEQRTANRERSKTRAKVEHVFGGFVTSMGGKAVRSIGLARAQTQLGLKKLVHNLKRLVSLETQPAASVDMAG
- a CDS encoding MATE family efflux transporter, which encodes MRTWVRSIAQTKNGLEVQAFLALAIPLSAAQVAQAAVGFIDTLMMGRLGAETLAAGGLAAISFQLLLAVVGGLVMTVGPLVAQAYGAGQKGQVEAVTRQGFWLVLILSLPMMAVLSQLDRVLLGLGQDAAIAALTGPYFQWILWGAFPALAFTLLRSYASALSQAQVVIVIVLVGTAFNIAGNYALGFGKWGFPALGLGGLGLASGLSYWLMFGLFLLYILAHPTLKTYRFWRSWQRVQPRLMGRMTAMGGEIAMTVALEFGLFGVVTILMGILGPEVLAAHQTVYQTIYVIFMVPLGMSYATTARVGQALGQQDRAQVRRAGYVAMAIAAAFMLLATLGLLLFRPAIIGLYLDLADPANAPVLALAMPMLLVAALVQLSDGVQRVASGALYGLQDTRTPMVLSAVAFWGVGLGLGYLLGFVLGLGGVGLWIGQSTGVATAGAIFILRFHRLTRSPPLSGPVKPSP
- a CDS encoding EAL domain-containing protein encodes the protein MKDVTPLTAPSSGPGLPTADALPADTDSSALVADLAVSPECNIRLFNGGETIFTEGSAPDRAYIIESGYVEIFVGAGADSLQLNVLGPGDIFGEMGIIDASPRSASAKAIGPCRCIVLSAALVAERIESSSPMVRLLIAMSLHRNRAYNTYLKSLARPQLSLPQPAVTENTYAKNQQYQQILEDIKLESDLQNAVGNDELFLMYQPLLDLNTRSIIGFESLLRWQCPQRGLITPQHFIALAEETSLILPMGDWILEHSCASLRRFQDQLDRIGQSQTNFFVSVNISVRQFQQPDFFDRLMACSQRHGVSAHQIKLEVTERIFLDLDEIDAIDSIGKCRAAGFEVSLDDFGTGYSSLNYLERCEIDCLKIDRSFIHKLCTSDRARILVGSIIDIAHKLSLPTVAEGIETQAQMEALQAMGCAIGQGFLFSHPLRFNEALALVGQSLAPNFLHLA
- a CDS encoding valine--tRNA ligase is translated as MTASIPTLSAQYDPTQTETKWQTQWESNQVFRADPDHPGAPFCVVIPPPNVTGSLHMGHAFESALIDTLVRYQRMAGRNTLWLPGTDHASIAVATILDRQMQAEGTSKEELGRDRYLERAWDWKAESGGTIVNQLRKLGVSVDWSRERFTMDEGLSHAVLTAFTQLYDEGLIYRGNYLVNWCPASQSAVSDLEVEQREVDGHLWHFRYPFTDGSGYVEVATTRPETMLGDTAVAVNPNDDRYRHLVGKTLTLPLVNREIPIIADEYVDAAFGTGCVKVTPAHDPNDFAMGQRHNLPMITVMNKDGTMNENTAHFQGLDRFEARSAVVRQLDDEGFLVRIEEYRHTVPYSDRGKVPVEPLLSTQWFVKIRPLADNALDYLDHRRSPRFVPERWTKVYRDWLVNLKDWCISRQLWWGHQIPAWYAVSETGGEITDDTPFVVAATEEEAKAKATERFGEWVTLTRDPDVLDTWFSSGLWPFSTMGWPDESAQDFQTYYPTTTLVTGFDIIFFWVARMTMMAGHFTDTMPFETVYIHGLVRDENNKKMSKSANNGIDPLVLINKYGTDALRYTLIREVTGAGQDIRLEYDRSTDESASVEASRNFTNKLWNASRFVMMNLGGQSPLSLGVPDLDSLELADRWILSRFNRVVASVRDNLDAYGMGEAAKELYEFVWGDFCDWYIELVKPRLQGEGSAKFTAAQQTLAFVLDGILKLLHPFMPHITEELWHTLNQVGDDQFLAVQPYPTPFEGLVDDDLEQQFALVFNTVRTVRNLRAEAGIKPSLRIETILESDSATERHILHATADYIKDLGKIDTLVILGGKQPVSTAHAAESGSPPSPLAKLGDNPVVAEVQDFWHTMLPLFEEPLHFAGAFFEDVRRPAFTLLWIFAGVVLLKFGGALVHAVDTTPIFGTLMELVGLWVVVNFVRQNLLTGGDRQRLTQTYQTWRRQIFGDDTAAAKARPPALRPVAPPAENGSTAAPTDETSEPSQKLFAGVTGTVQVLIPLTGVVDVDALRAKVEKDLTKVEAEIKSLSGRLSNPGFVDKAPAEVVQGARDALAEAEAQAAILKSRLAML